In [Leptolyngbya] sp. PCC 7376, a genomic segment contains:
- a CDS encoding adenylosuccinate synthase, translated as MANVVVIGAQWGDEGKGKITDLLSKSADVVVRSQGGVNAGHTVVVQGQTFKLHLIPSGILYPDTECVIGSGTVIDPKVLLEEIAQLHKLGVSTDNLFISQTAHVTMPYHRLIDKASEEMRGDRKIGTTGRGIGPTYADKSERTGIRILDLMNLAEDDEKFRWTIEYKNIILEKLYEVEPLDADEVIAEYREYAEKLRPHIVDSSLKVSRGVKAKKNVLFEGAQGTLLDIDHGTYPYVTSSNPIAGGACVGAGVGPTIIDRVIGVAKAYTTRVGEGPFPTELDDEIGQLLGDIGAEFGTTTGRRRRCGWFDAVIGRYAARINGLDCVAVTKLDVLDTLDEIKVCVAYDIDGETCKHFPSNATLFARCKPIYKTMPGWNKPTSDCRSLEELPKEALAYLKFLAELMDVPIAIVSLGAGREQTIIVEDPIHGPKRALLDRNGEPVA; from the coding sequence TTGGCTAACGTAGTTGTCATTGGTGCCCAATGGGGTGACGAAGGAAAAGGAAAAATCACGGATTTACTTAGTAAGTCTGCCGATGTTGTCGTACGCTCTCAGGGGGGCGTTAATGCAGGACACACTGTCGTTGTGCAGGGACAAACTTTTAAGCTTCATTTAATCCCTTCCGGCATTTTATACCCAGATACAGAATGTGTCATTGGCTCCGGAACAGTCATTGACCCGAAAGTGCTTTTAGAAGAAATTGCCCAGCTTCATAAGCTTGGCGTTTCGACCGATAATTTATTTATCTCCCAAACCGCCCACGTTACGATGCCCTATCACCGTCTGATTGATAAGGCCTCTGAAGAAATGCGGGGCGATCGCAAAATCGGGACGACTGGACGAGGCATCGGGCCGACCTATGCCGATAAATCTGAGCGTACAGGTATTCGAATCCTTGATTTGATGAACCTTGCCGAAGATGACGAAAAATTCCGTTGGACGATCGAATACAAGAACATCATCCTCGAAAAACTCTACGAAGTAGAACCCCTCGATGCTGATGAAGTAATCGCAGAATATCGCGAGTATGCCGAGAAACTTCGCCCCCATATCGTTGATAGCTCCCTCAAAGTTTCTAGAGGCGTAAAAGCCAAAAAGAATGTTTTGTTTGAAGGTGCTCAAGGCACATTACTCGATATTGACCACGGCACATATCCCTATGTGACCTCCTCTAACCCAATCGCTGGTGGCGCTTGCGTTGGTGCAGGCGTTGGCCCCACAATTATCGACCGTGTTATTGGTGTCGCGAAAGCCTATACCACCCGAGTTGGTGAAGGGCCATTCCCCACTGAGCTAGACGATGAAATTGGTCAGCTACTGGGTGATATCGGTGCAGAATTTGGCACAACCACAGGTCGCCGCCGCCGTTGCGGTTGGTTTGATGCTGTGATTGGTCGCTATGCCGCTCGCATTAATGGCCTAGACTGTGTGGCAGTAACTAAGCTCGATGTACTAGACACCCTCGATGAAATCAAAGTCTGTGTGGCTTACGATATTGACGGTGAAACTTGTAAACACTTCCCGAGTAATGCTACTCTGTTTGCTCGTTGCAAGCCGATCTATAAGACGATGCCTGGCTGGAACAAGCCAACTTCTGACTGTCGTTCTCTAGAAGAATTACCGAAGGAAGCATTAGCTTATCTGAAATTTTTGGCAGAGCTTATGGATGTTCCGATCGCCATTGTTTCCTTAGGTGCTGGGCGCGAACAGACGATTATCGTCGAGGATCCAATCCATGGGCCAAAGCGGGCTCTGCTGGATCGTAATGGTGAGCCTGTCGCTTAG
- the pgsA gene encoding CDP-diacylglycerol--glycerol-3-phosphate 3-phosphatidyltransferase, with amino-acid sequence MNLPTWITVSRLAGVPFLLVLLENPTNQQRLWAIAIFLAVALTDWLDGYLARKLDQVTDLGKFLDPLVDKLLVTAPLLALIHLQEIPAWGVFLIIARELTVAGWRVTGTKKIQGANIWGKAKTVTQIAAIALLIYPINATGELIALGLFWVAVALTLISGLIYLLPQTPDASQEQPSESV; translated from the coding sequence ATGAATTTACCCACTTGGATCACGGTTTCTCGCTTGGCGGGTGTACCTTTTTTGCTTGTTTTGTTAGAGAATCCAACTAATCAGCAACGATTGTGGGCGATCGCCATCTTTTTGGCTGTGGCGTTAACGGATTGGCTGGATGGCTATTTGGCGCGGAAATTAGACCAGGTAACTGATCTAGGGAAATTCCTCGATCCATTGGTAGATAAGCTATTGGTAACTGCTCCCTTGCTGGCCTTAATCCATTTACAAGAGATTCCGGCGTGGGGCGTGTTTTTGATTATTGCGCGGGAATTGACTGTTGCAGGTTGGCGAGTGACAGGCACGAAAAAAATTCAAGGGGCAAATATTTGGGGTAAGGCAAAAACGGTGACTCAAATTGCGGCGATCGCCCTGCTGATTTATCCGATTAATGCAACAGGAGAACTGATTGCTCTAGGTTTGTTCTGGGTGGCTGTGGCCTTGACTCTCATTTCGGGGCTGATTTACTTGCTTCCCCAAACCCCAGATGCCAGCCAAGAGCAACCAAGCGAAAGTGTTTAG
- a CDS encoding nicotinate-nucleotide adenylyltransferase, which yields MTQIALFGTSADPPTVGHQSILRWLSERYDKVTVWAADNPFKDHGASLEQRNAMLQMLIDDLACDNVSLDGRLGDRHSLNTVKIAKEIWGEDAEYLLVIGADLASQIHRWYRAKDLLQQVTLLIFPRKGYPIQPEALKKLSSLKSHWQEADYTPPPVSSTQYRIEGRAAVVIEAIAHYIAAEKLYAVIEPKT from the coding sequence ATGACCCAAATTGCCCTATTCGGAACCAGCGCTGATCCCCCAACTGTTGGACACCAATCTATTCTGCGTTGGCTAAGTGAACGCTACGATAAAGTGACTGTTTGGGCAGCCGATAATCCTTTTAAAGACCATGGTGCATCCCTTGAGCAACGCAATGCCATGCTCCAAATGCTCATCGATGATCTCGCTTGCGACAATGTCTCCCTCGATGGGAGATTAGGCGATCGCCACAGTTTAAATACCGTTAAGATTGCCAAAGAAATTTGGGGAGAAGATGCCGAATATTTACTCGTGATTGGCGCTGACCTTGCGAGTCAAATTCATCGTTGGTACCGCGCCAAAGATTTGCTCCAACAGGTTACGTTACTGATTTTTCCGCGGAAAGGTTATCCTATCCAGCCCGAAGCCCTAAAAAAGCTCTCTTCCCTAAAAAGCCATTGGCAGGAAGCAGACTATACCCCCCCCCCAGTCTCATCGACCCAATACCGCATTGAAGGTCGAGCCGCTGTGGTGATTGAGGCGATCGCCCACTACATTGCCGCAGAAAAGCTCTATGCGGTAATTGAACCGAAAACCTAA
- a CDS encoding O-antigen ligase yields MKNLNLFPDSRLPVLAELGIFLFPLAPGWGAIFVGIQLIRSTKHFYKQILQERVAWLLGGISLWLFFVTAISPYPLDSFLGMANFLPFFLFFLTFSYLLDRVDRLERMAWLFVVPSSVVALLGLADIWLGWKTPDFIWSLFGWALTGVGNPAGRVASTFMYANICAAYLLMCFLLGLGLWLKDFRWQKFTQSKLFLYLTFTLVIDFVALILTNSRNVWAIAFLGILIYAIYIGWWWICAFAGGFFAAVLGASFGQPPWRDGLRRVIPFYFWGRLSDQMFAGDRPVADLRSTQWQFLGDMIQRRPITGFGLRSFTPAYETAMETWLGHPHNLYLMLTSEMGIPAAGLLIGLIGWVLAQGVFTWQSLTEKPEKLIMFSYLMAFGGYTLFNLLDVTVLDLRLNTFAWLLLAGIWGLGKQVNQPRNESQGHSHPEQT; encoded by the coding sequence ATGAAAAACCTGAATTTATTCCCCGATAGTCGCTTACCGGTGCTTGCCGAGCTGGGAATTTTTTTATTTCCACTAGCACCGGGCTGGGGCGCGATTTTTGTGGGGATTCAGCTCATTCGCTCCACGAAACATTTTTACAAACAGATTTTGCAAGAGCGGGTGGCATGGCTGCTAGGGGGCATTAGCCTGTGGCTATTTTTTGTGACCGCAATTTCCCCATATCCCCTCGATTCGTTTTTGGGGATGGCGAATTTTTTGCCCTTTTTCCTCTTTTTTCTCACCTTTAGCTACCTCCTCGATCGCGTTGACCGATTGGAGCGCATGGCATGGCTATTTGTTGTGCCCTCTAGTGTCGTGGCACTTTTAGGATTGGCGGATATTTGGCTGGGCTGGAAAACCCCAGATTTTATTTGGTCACTCTTCGGTTGGGCATTAACAGGAGTTGGTAATCCTGCCGGGCGAGTCGCTTCTACATTTATGTATGCGAATATCTGCGCCGCCTATTTATTGATGTGTTTTTTGTTGGGATTGGGGTTATGGCTAAAGGATTTTCGATGGCAAAAATTCACCCAATCTAAGCTATTTTTGTACCTCACCTTTACGCTGGTCATAGATTTTGTTGCCCTAATTTTGACGAACTCCCGCAATGTTTGGGCGATCGCCTTTCTCGGAATTTTGATCTATGCCATCTATATCGGATGGTGGTGGATTTGTGCTTTTGCGGGGGGATTTTTTGCTGCAGTATTGGGCGCATCTTTTGGCCAACCGCCTTGGCGAGATGGCCTCAGACGAGTGATTCCCTTTTATTTTTGGGGCAGACTTTCCGACCAAATGTTTGCTGGCGATCGCCCAGTGGCAGATTTACGCAGTACCCAATGGCAATTTTTGGGCGATATGATTCAGCGACGACCGATCACAGGCTTTGGTTTACGTAGCTTTACCCCAGCCTATGAAACGGCAATGGAGACCTGGCTCGGCCATCCCCACAACCTTTATTTAATGCTGACTTCTGAAATGGGGATTCCGGCGGCGGGACTATTAATTGGCCTCATCGGTTGGGTGTTGGCGCAAGGTGTTTTCACATGGCAAAGTCTTACCGAGAAACCCGAAAAGCTGATTATGTTTAGTTATCTCATGGCCTTTGGCGGCTATACCCTCTTCAATCTACTCGATGTCACCGTCCTTGATTTGCGGCTAAACACTTTCGCTTGGTTGCTCTTGGCTGGCATCTGGGGTTTGGGGAAGCAAGTAAATCAGCCCCGAAATGAGAGTCAAGGCCACAGCCACCCAGAACAAACCTAG
- a CDS encoding DUF1818 family protein, producing MGRILKKGAGWRLGWNPDPTCPFQGLVGTDDWAVELTAAEFSDFCRLLTQLAETVDAIAPELMEEEKIAIEAESDLIWLEIEGFANSYSLRMLILQNRNAEGNWSASNVPALVSLAQIFHKTQELPL from the coding sequence ATGGGCCGAATCCTAAAAAAAGGGGCAGGTTGGCGACTGGGATGGAATCCGGATCCAACTTGTCCTTTTCAAGGGCTCGTGGGCACTGATGATTGGGCAGTGGAATTGACTGCTGCCGAATTTTCTGATTTTTGTCGGCTACTCACTCAACTTGCAGAAACTGTGGACGCGATCGCCCCCGAACTGATGGAAGAAGAAAAAATTGCGATTGAGGCTGAGAGTGATTTAATTTGGCTGGAAATCGAAGGCTTTGCAAACAGCTACAGTTTGCGGATGCTGATCTTACAAAATCGCAATGCCGAAGGTAATTGGTCAGCGTCTAATGTCCCGGCTCTCGTTAGCCTTGCTCAAATTTTTCATAAAACTCAGGAACTCCCACTGTGA
- a CDS encoding IS5/IS1182 family transposase → MSALPKPNNKLLKKSRVHFQQGQLCLADAGYPGLHKRHQRSHTPQKKPRGGELTAEQKQENQLLAAQRIIIEMVFRMLKRFRILSSRYRNRRRRWGLRLNLIAGLYNFELL, encoded by the coding sequence ATGTCCGCTCTGCCGAAGCCGAACAATAAACTACTCAAAAAGAGTAGAGTGCATTTTCAGCAGGGACAACTCTGCCTTGCCGACGCTGGATATCCAGGTCTACACAAGCGGCATCAGCGGAGTCACACTCCTCAAAAAAAGCCTAGAGGAGGAGAGTTGACTGCGGAGCAGAAACAAGAGAATCAGCTCTTAGCAGCTCAAAGAATCATCATTGAGATGGTATTCAGAATGCTCAAAAGATTTCGTATATTATCCAGTCGATATCGTAACCGCCGTCGGAGATGGGGATTAAGACTTAATCTCATTGCTGGTCTCTACAATTTTGAATTGCTATAG
- the dapB gene encoding 4-hydroxy-tetrahydrodipicolinate reductase yields the protein MDNANQIPVVINGAAGKMGREVVKAIAGAEDMQIISAVDKNPAVMGQDVGEVAGCGPLEVPIVNDLEASLVMATQSPIQGVMVDFTHPSGVYANTRAAIAYGVRPVVGTTGLSEEQIEDLKEFADKASTGALVIPNFSIGVVLLQQASLKAAQYFDHVEIIELHHNQKADAPSGTAIKTAQMMAELGKQFNPAQVEEKEEMAGAKGAVTDDNIRIHSVRLPGLIAHQEMIFGAPGQIYTLRHDTSDRSCYMPGVLLSIRKVTELQTLVYGLENIL from the coding sequence ATGGACAACGCCAATCAAATTCCCGTAGTTATTAATGGTGCGGCAGGCAAAATGGGTCGCGAGGTTGTCAAAGCGATCGCCGGTGCTGAGGACATGCAGATCATTTCAGCCGTGGATAAAAATCCTGCGGTAATGGGTCAGGATGTTGGGGAAGTGGCAGGCTGTGGCCCATTGGAAGTTCCCATTGTTAATGATCTCGAAGCATCGCTTGTGATGGCAACCCAATCTCCAATTCAAGGGGTAATGGTTGATTTCACTCACCCTAGTGGCGTCTATGCAAATACCCGCGCGGCGATCGCCTACGGAGTACGTCCTGTCGTTGGAACCACAGGTTTAAGCGAAGAGCAAATCGAAGACCTTAAGGAATTTGCTGATAAAGCAAGCACAGGTGCTTTAGTTATCCCAAATTTTTCTATTGGTGTTGTCCTGCTCCAACAGGCATCACTCAAAGCGGCTCAATATTTTGACCATGTGGAAATCATCGAGCTTCATCACAATCAAAAAGCAGATGCTCCCAGTGGAACTGCCATTAAAACGGCACAGATGATGGCAGAATTGGGCAAACAATTTAATCCGGCTCAAGTGGAAGAAAAAGAAGAAATGGCTGGTGCGAAAGGCGCTGTTACTGATGACAATATTCGGATTCATAGTGTGCGTCTTCCTGGATTAATTGCCCACCAAGAAATGATTTTCGGTGCCCCTGGACAAATCTACACCCTTCGCCATGACACAAGTGATCGCTCGTGTTATATGCCCGGTGTATTACTATCTATCCGTAAAGTCACCGAGCTACAAACTCTTGTTTATGGACTTGAAAATATTCTTTAA
- a CDS encoding aspartate carbamoyltransferase catalytic subunit yields MTTTTQVWTRRHILSLMDFSVAELDMILQTAVSFRDVLSRRMKKVPALQGQVVTNMFFEPSTRTRSSFELAAKRLSADVMNFSPSSSSLSKGETILDTAKTYLAMGADIMVIRHKQSGVPQAIAQEMDRIKSGVSVLNAGDGRHAHPSQALLDLFTICRVIDPDNPSCALLKDKKIAIVGDIVHSRVARSNIWSLMAAGAEVHLAAPPTLLPEFFRDFAQGSDGKLFVHWEIDEAITDADFVMTLRLQHERMTAHLLPSLREYHQGFGITAKRLKSCKPDVKVLHPGPVNRGVELASDIMDHPALSLISEQVTNGVAVRMALLYLIGSSKKT; encoded by the coding sequence ATGACGACAACAACTCAGGTTTGGACGAGACGACATATTTTGTCGTTGATGGATTTCTCTGTCGCTGAGCTAGATATGATTTTGCAGACGGCGGTGAGTTTTCGAGATGTGCTCTCGCGACGGATGAAAAAGGTGCCAGCGTTACAGGGCCAAGTTGTCACGAATATGTTTTTTGAGCCTTCGACACGGACTCGCAGTAGTTTTGAGTTGGCGGCAAAGCGATTGTCAGCCGATGTGATGAATTTTTCGCCGAGTTCTTCATCGCTGAGTAAGGGAGAAACAATTCTCGATACGGCTAAGACTTATCTGGCGATGGGTGCTGACATTATGGTGATTCGCCATAAGCAGTCTGGTGTACCTCAGGCGATCGCCCAAGAAATGGACAGAATCAAATCTGGTGTAAGTGTTCTGAATGCAGGAGATGGTCGCCATGCTCACCCATCCCAAGCCTTGTTGGATCTGTTTACGATTTGCCGGGTGATTGACCCCGATAATCCTTCTTGTGCGCTTCTGAAAGACAAAAAAATTGCAATTGTTGGCGATATTGTTCATTCGCGGGTCGCACGGTCTAATATTTGGAGTTTAATGGCGGCTGGTGCGGAAGTTCATTTAGCGGCTCCTCCGACGCTTTTACCAGAATTCTTTCGGGATTTTGCCCAGGGTTCTGATGGAAAATTATTTGTGCATTGGGAAATTGATGAGGCGATCACCGATGCTGATTTTGTGATGACCTTGCGGCTACAACATGAGCGAATGACGGCCCATTTATTGCCCAGTTTGCGAGAATATCACCAAGGCTTTGGTATTACGGCCAAACGACTAAAATCCTGTAAGCCAGACGTAAAAGTGCTCCATCCTGGCCCTGTTAATCGCGGCGTAGAGTTGGCGTCTGACATCATGGATCATCCTGCCCTTAGTTTGATTTCTGAACAGGTGACTAATGGTGTCGCCGTTCGGATGGCGCTTTTGTATTTAATCGGTAGCAGCAAAAAAACTTAG
- the malQ gene encoding 4-alpha-glucanotransferase: protein MFDRRVSGVLLHPTSLPGRFGIGDLGAEAYRFIDFLAKGGQQIWQVLPLGPTGFGNSPYLCYSAFAGNPMLINLEWLASEGLLDQSDLDNAPEFSETGLDYSKAIAFKMPLLKKASEKFRTSATADRKEAFIEFCEDQTYWLDDYALFMAIKEANDGKSWFQWEPKLAWRETEAIALKREELKEAIFFHKYIQSEFFRQWSSLKEYANGKGIQIFGDLPIYVAHDSADVWGHPKIFRLDYKTGAAKWMAGVPPDYFSETGQLWGNPVYNWRNLARTNYAWWIERVKTMLAFVDIIRVDHFRGFEGFWAVPRGEKTAMNGRWVGAKGDEFFQILKDTLGDLPIVAEDLGVITPEVEALRDKYKLPGMKILQFAFDSDRANPFLPFNYVNRNCLVYTGTHDNDTTVGWFDKRTEEEKSRVTDYLGCVGEEGIHWALIRLAMGSVANIAIFPLQDLFGLGTDAKMNTPGIAAGNWEWRYDAASLSDDLIWKFRSVTYMYGRDSGYEEPQEEWAES from the coding sequence ATGTTTGATCGTCGTGTCAGTGGTGTATTGCTGCATCCGACCTCCCTTCCTGGACGTTTTGGGATTGGAGATTTAGGGGCGGAAGCCTATCGTTTTATTGATTTTTTAGCGAAGGGTGGTCAGCAGATTTGGCAAGTTTTACCCCTAGGCCCGACAGGTTTCGGAAATTCTCCCTATCTTTGTTATTCGGCGTTTGCGGGTAACCCGATGCTCATTAACCTTGAGTGGTTGGCATCTGAGGGTTTATTAGATCAAAGCGATCTGGATAATGCACCAGAATTTTCGGAAACTGGACTTGACTATAGTAAGGCGATCGCCTTTAAAATGCCCCTCCTCAAAAAAGCCAGTGAAAAGTTTCGCACATCAGCGACAGCGGACCGTAAAGAAGCCTTTATCGAATTTTGTGAAGATCAAACCTATTGGCTCGATGACTATGCGCTATTTATGGCAATTAAAGAAGCTAATGACGGTAAATCTTGGTTTCAGTGGGAGCCGAAATTAGCATGGCGCGAAACTGAGGCGATCGCCCTGAAACGAGAAGAATTAAAAGAAGCCATTTTCTTCCATAAATATATTCAATCCGAATTTTTCCGACAATGGTCTAGCTTGAAAGAGTACGCCAATGGCAAAGGAATTCAAATCTTTGGCGATCTGCCCATTTATGTCGCCCATGACAGCGCTGATGTGTGGGGACATCCAAAAATTTTCCGCCTCGATTACAAAACAGGTGCAGCGAAATGGATGGCTGGTGTACCACCCGACTACTTTAGTGAAACCGGACAACTCTGGGGAAATCCCGTTTACAACTGGCGCAACCTCGCCCGCACCAACTATGCCTGGTGGATTGAACGAGTGAAAACAATGTTGGCTTTTGTCGATATTATTCGTGTTGATCACTTCCGGGGCTTTGAGGGATTTTGGGCTGTGCCCAGAGGCGAAAAAACCGCGATGAATGGTCGTTGGGTCGGTGCCAAAGGCGATGAATTTTTCCAAATTCTGAAAGATACTCTCGGTGACTTGCCGATTGTGGCTGAGGATCTCGGTGTGATCACACCGGAAGTAGAAGCATTACGAGATAAGTACAAACTTCCCGGCATGAAAATTCTGCAATTTGCCTTTGATAGCGATCGCGCCAACCCTTTCCTACCCTTTAACTACGTCAACCGCAATTGCCTCGTTTACACTGGCACTCACGATAATGACACTACTGTGGGTTGGTTTGACAAACGTACCGAGGAAGAAAAATCTCGGGTCACAGATTACCTCGGTTGCGTTGGTGAAGAAGGTATTCACTGGGCCTTAATCCGCTTAGCAATGGGCTCTGTAGCAAATATCGCCATTTTCCCTTTACAAGATTTATTCGGGCTAGGGACAGACGCCAAAATGAATACCCCTGGCATCGCCGCTGGCAACTGGGAATGGCGGTATGATGCGGCTTCTCTCTCGGATGATTTAATTTGGAAATTCCGATCTGTGACTTATATGTATGGTCGTGATTCCGGCTATGAAGAACCGCAGGAAGAATGGGCCGAATCCTAA
- a CDS encoding FkbM family methyltransferase produces MEIIKTIQIRDISPFYLVGNTQNDRFVAPVIGKEGFWEAPETLVTLQLIEENNIVFDIGANIGYFSILLSQAVGRSGKVFAFEPDRDNYRFLKASSILNNCDNLYCFNKAVSKENGVAQLFIASDNLGDHRLFTTPGRDSYEVETICLDSDYSETHVDFIKLDTQGSEFNILSGMKKTIQNNRSHLSCLMEFCPGILLNSGVSDEAFYSTIQELDARFYLPVPNGIMFGTDEKGNKKLYNSERMILEYLDLDSLKQVFEYMLSMGELYQDLVVFFSDSAEKKHLSKFKIRPFSGHCYF; encoded by the coding sequence ATGGAAATAATTAAAACAATTCAAATTAGAGATATTTCACCTTTTTACTTAGTAGGAAATACTCAAAATGACCGGTTTGTTGCACCAGTAATTGGGAAGGAAGGCTTCTGGGAAGCTCCGGAAACATTAGTAACTCTTCAATTAATAGAAGAAAACAATATTGTTTTTGATATCGGTGCAAATATTGGCTATTTTTCCATACTTCTATCACAAGCAGTTGGAAGATCTGGTAAAGTTTTTGCTTTTGAGCCAGATCGCGACAATTACAGATTTTTGAAAGCTAGTAGTATTCTCAACAATTGTGATAATTTATATTGTTTCAATAAAGCAGTTAGTAAAGAGAACGGAGTCGCACAACTTTTTATTGCATCTGATAATCTCGGAGATCATCGTCTTTTTACTACACCTGGTAGAGATAGTTATGAAGTTGAAACGATTTGTTTAGATAGTGATTATTCAGAAACACATGTTGATTTCATTAAACTTGATACTCAAGGCTCTGAATTTAATATATTGAGTGGCATGAAAAAAACAATTCAAAATAATCGGTCTCATTTGAGCTGTTTAATGGAATTTTGTCCTGGAATATTACTCAATAGTGGTGTTAGTGATGAAGCATTTTATTCCACTATCCAAGAATTAGATGCTAGGTTCTATTTGCCTGTTCCAAATGGGATCATGTTTGGAACAGACGAAAAGGGAAATAAAAAACTTTACAATAGTGAAAGGATGATCCTTGAGTATCTTGATCTGGATTCACTAAAACAAGTATTTGAGTACATGTTGTCTATGGGCGAATTATACCAAGATTTAGTTGTTTTTTTTAGTGACAGTGCAGAAAAGAAACATCTTTCAAAATTCAAAATAAGACCTTTTAGTGGCCATTGTTATTTTTAG
- a CDS encoding nucleotidyltransferase family protein, translating to MKSSPLNQHIVLSTLGDHQDQIERLGVKSLALFGSTARGEANSGSDLDFLVGFDVELTFDLYMDLKFLLEDLFEKNVDLVIKEDLKPQIKETVLAQAIYVT from the coding sequence ATGAAATCATCACCTTTAAATCAACACATTGTTCTTTCGACCTTAGGAGATCACCAGGATCAGATCGAACGGCTTGGTGTTAAATCCCTTGCACTATTTGGTTCTACAGCTCGTGGCGAAGCAAATAGTGGCAGTGATTTAGATTTTTTAGTGGGATTTGATGTTGAACTAACTTTTGATCTTTATATGGATTTAAAATTTCTTCTTGAAGATCTTTTTGAGAAAAATGTGGATCTCGTCATCAAAGAAGATTTGAAACCACAAATTAAAGAAACTGTTCTCGCACAAGCTATCTATGTCACGTAG
- a CDS encoding zf-TFIIB domain-containing protein yields MQCPKCREIELSDLELGDDLTSYHCEKCEGDWLSGERYQAWQSSQDKPSIVNTSLKLDSNFTPSETDNRAALCPECRRYLSRVKIPVGTPFYLERCPDCNGFWCDRQEWEILRQLALHTSLEYVFTSDWQHKVRDQQHSVSERQALIQKLGKELAEEVFVLGDKLAESDNGDFAVAYLARQVTDIPES; encoded by the coding sequence GTGCAATGTCCGAAGTGTCGAGAAATTGAATTGAGTGATTTAGAGTTGGGCGATGACCTCACCAGTTATCACTGCGAAAAATGCGAGGGAGACTGGCTATCGGGAGAACGATATCAGGCGTGGCAAAGTTCCCAAGACAAACCTTCCATCGTCAATACAAGCCTCAAACTCGACTCTAATTTTACGCCCAGCGAAACCGACAATCGAGCTGCCCTTTGTCCAGAATGTCGCCGTTATCTCTCCCGCGTCAAAATTCCGGTTGGTACACCATTTTATTTAGAACGCTGTCCCGACTGCAATGGCTTTTGGTGCGATCGCCAGGAATGGGAGATTTTACGGCAACTCGCTCTCCACACCAGCCTCGAATATGTATTTACCAGCGATTGGCAACATAAGGTGCGAGACCAACAGCATTCCGTCAGTGAACGGCAGGCGTTGATCCAGAAATTAGGGAAAGAACTAGCCGAAGAAGTATTTGTGCTGGGGGATAAGCTCGCCGAATCGGATAATGGTGATTTTGCGGTGGCCTACCTTGCCCGCCAAGTGACCGACATCCCAGAATCCTAA